From Labeo rohita strain BAU-BD-2019 chromosome 18, IGBB_LRoh.1.0, whole genome shotgun sequence, the proteins below share one genomic window:
- the LOC127180559 gene encoding serine/threonine-protein kinase pim-1 — MGQRVTKVRPITIGEVYDQHLSTPPNPSTNRVVQHPHPRDETPVGAGGGGEEDGGGGGGGDYIFSRYSVGDQLGKGGFGVVHEGRRLEDGLKVALKYVTKTKNMECIFTPDHPAPLPKEIALTILANKGPHVPQIIRLLDWTDHPDHFVMVLECPSPCENLVEFIRRHGGSLDEDTARQIVWQVAHAANVCCLRGVLHRDVKLDNLLINRETSEVKLIDFGCGDILRRSPYRSYHGTVAYSPPEYHRRGKYYGRPATVWSLGIVMFALLCGHFPSDFDLFLLQYKRFCKPGMSKECCHLLRALLHEKPSRRLGLGQITSHNWFKAPNSVVASSEVPVKAQARASTKGHLNPEVSVMATWFEILQSSAKDTAVRYSCQTKSCNGDCDFQVCMSQSFLPQRFLP; from the exons ATGGGACAGCGAGTGACAAAAGTGAGACCGATAACGATTGGAGAGGTGTACGATCAACATCTAAGTACACCCCCAAATCCCAGCACCAACAGGGTGGTTCAACATCCTCATCCCCGCGATGAGACCCCTGTTGGTGCTGGAGGTGGAGGAGAGGAGgacggaggaggaggaggaggaggag ACTACATCTTCAGCCGCTATTCCGTGGGCGATCAGCTGGGAAAAGGCGGATTTGGTGTAGTGCATGAAGGGAGACGGCTGGAGGATGGTCTTAAA GTGGCTTTGAAATACGTCACAAAGACCAAGAACATGGAATGTATATTCACT CCCGATCATCCAGCTCCCCTTCCCAAAGAGATCGCCCTTACCATCCTTGCTAATAAAGGTCCCCACGTGCCGCAAATCATCAGGCTGCTGGACTGGACGGACCACCCTGACCACTTTGTCATGGTCCTCGAATGTCCCTCTCCCTGTGAAAACCTGGTAGAGTTCATCAGGCGTCACGGTGGAAGCCTCGACGAAGACACCGCGAGGCAGATCGTGTGGCAGGTGGCTCACGCGGCAAACGTGTGCTGCCTCCGCGGAGTGCTCCACCGTGACGTCAAACTGGACAACCTACTAATAAACAGGGAGACATCCGAAGTCAAGCTGATTGACTTCGGATGCGGGGACATTCTGAGGAGGTCACCGTACAGGTCCTACCATG GCACAGTAGCGTACTCCCCTCCGGAGTACCACAGGAGGGGGAAGTACTACGGCAGGCCAGCCACTGTCTGGTCACTAGGGATTGTAATGTTCGCACTGTTGTGCGGACATTTCCCTAGTGACTTTGACCTTTTCCTGCTGCAGTACAAGCGCTTTTGCAAACCCGGCATGTCAAAAG AATGCTGTCACCTCCTCAGGGCTCTCCTCCATGAGAAGCCAAGTCGGCGACTTGGCCTGGGGCAAATCACGTCCCACAACTGGTTTAAG GCACCCAACAGTGTTGTTGCCTCCTCAGAGGTCCCTGTAAAGGCCCAAGCCAGAGCCAGCACCAAAGGCCATCTCAACCCAGAGGTTTCTGTCATGGCCACCTGGTTCGAGATACTGCAGTCATCTGCCAAAGATACAGCTGTGAGGTACAGCTGCCAAACAAAGTCCTGTAATGGGGACTGTGATTTCCAAGTTTGCATGTCCCAGAGCTTCCTGCCTCAGAGATTCCTGCCCTAG